In Armatimonadota bacterium, one genomic interval encodes:
- a CDS encoding aldehyde dehydrogenase family protein: MKTEPRTVETSRPVQNGVKATGAPKLNFGGKWAYAPAPEGTDLLDIKPVNGHYIDGESVPASDGGTFETIDPATETKIADCARGTLEDVDRAVRAARKAFEGPWSKMGALDRGKYVYRIARLIQERAREFAVLESMDGGKPIRESRDVDVPLAAAHFFYYAGWADKLEFAFPGRSDVRPHGVCGQIIPWNFPLLMAAWKLAPALAAGNTCVLKPAETTPLTALLLAEVLQQAELPPGVVNIVTGFGDAGAAVVAHEGVDKIAFTGSTEVGKAIRRSAKTRNLTLELGGKAANIVFEDAPLDQAVEGIVNGIYFNQGHVCCAGSRLLVQESVADRLLGKLEDRIRTLIVGDPLDKNTDVGAVNSREQLSRIQEYVASGVDEGCRMFQSDCPLPDRGFFMRPTVFTGVAQSSRIAREEIFGPVLAVMTFRTPDEAVEKANNTCYGLSAGVWTDKGSKIFSTLSRLRAGVVWANTFNKFDPTSPFGGYKESGFGREGGWHGLGAYLQ; encoded by the coding sequence ATGAAAACGGAACCGAGGACCGTCGAGACAAGCCGGCCCGTGCAAAACGGGGTCAAGGCGACCGGCGCGCCGAAGCTGAACTTTGGCGGCAAGTGGGCGTACGCTCCTGCGCCTGAAGGAACGGACCTTCTTGACATCAAGCCCGTCAACGGACACTACATCGACGGCGAGTCGGTCCCGGCCTCCGACGGCGGAACGTTCGAAACGATCGATCCCGCGACCGAAACCAAGATCGCCGACTGCGCTCGCGGGACGCTCGAAGACGTCGACCGGGCCGTTCGGGCGGCGCGGAAGGCGTTCGAAGGGCCTTGGTCGAAGATGGGTGCGCTCGACCGCGGGAAGTACGTCTATCGGATCGCGAGGTTGATACAAGAGCGGGCCCGTGAGTTCGCCGTCTTGGAATCGATGGACGGCGGCAAGCCGATCCGCGAGTCGCGCGACGTCGACGTGCCTTTGGCCGCCGCCCACTTCTTCTACTATGCGGGTTGGGCCGACAAACTGGAGTTTGCGTTCCCTGGTCGGAGCGACGTCCGTCCGCACGGCGTTTGCGGCCAGATCATCCCTTGGAACTTCCCTCTTCTGATGGCGGCGTGGAAACTCGCGCCGGCCCTGGCGGCCGGCAACACGTGCGTGCTCAAGCCGGCCGAAACGACGCCGCTCACGGCCCTCTTGCTCGCCGAAGTCCTTCAACAAGCCGAGCTGCCGCCAGGCGTCGTCAACATCGTGACCGGCTTCGGCGACGCGGGTGCTGCGGTCGTCGCCCACGAAGGCGTCGACAAGATCGCGTTCACGGGTTCGACCGAAGTCGGCAAGGCGATCCGTCGATCGGCGAAGACAAGGAACCTGACCCTCGAGCTCGGGGGGAAGGCGGCCAACATCGTCTTCGAAGACGCCCCGCTCGACCAGGCCGTCGAAGGGATCGTGAACGGCATCTATTTCAATCAAGGGCACGTGTGTTGCGCAGGATCGAGGCTCTTGGTACAGGAAAGCGTGGCCGACAGGCTCCTCGGGAAATTAGAAGACCGGATCCGGACGCTCATCGTCGGTGACCCTTTGGACAAGAACACGGACGTCGGGGCCGTCAACTCCCGCGAACAGCTCTCCCGAATTCAGGAATACGTGGCCTCCGGAGTCGACGAAGGTTGCCGTATGTTCCAGTCCGACTGTCCGTTGCCCGACCGTGGGTTCTTCATGCGCCCGACGGTCTTTACCGGCGTCGCGCAGTCGAGCCGCATCGCCCGCGAGGAGATTTTCGGCCCCGTCCTCGCCGTCATGACGTTCCGGACGCCGGACGAGGCGGTCGAGAAGGCGAACAACACGTGTTACGGGCTCTCCGCCGGGGTTTGGACGGACAAGGGCTCCAAGATCTTCTCGACGCTCTCCAGACTCAGGGCAGGCGTCGTGTGGGCGAACACCTTCAACAAGTTCGATCCGACGTCCCCGTTCGGCGGCTACAAAGAGAGCGGCTTCGGCCGTGAAGGCGGATGGCACGGTTTGGGGGCGTATCTGCAGTGA
- the recO gene encoding DNA repair protein RecO, with product MAADATSDAVVLRRTDSGEADRRLTLFTPSLGKLDVIAKGAKKAGSRLAGSSEPMVRAVFTWAEGRHRRFVTQVQPATSFPHLRADYDRTAAALSLLELFAVSTPFESPVDGLFEILVTTLEAMEAADDPLPALVWAEAKLLDAEGVHPDWAVCVDTGSPLVDNPSWVSPTAGGPVTQKGAEFHPDAFPASAEVLISLRRTSELEAPPDRLRYARECLIVLFRFWRHTLGERLPASEALVHSLTDGTG from the coding sequence TTGGCGGCTGACGCCACTTCGGACGCGGTCGTGCTCCGCCGGACGGATTCCGGCGAAGCCGACCGCCGTCTGACCCTCTTCACGCCTTCGCTCGGAAAGCTCGACGTCATCGCCAAAGGTGCGAAGAAGGCAGGATCGCGCTTGGCGGGTTCGAGCGAGCCGATGGTCCGGGCCGTTTTCACCTGGGCGGAAGGGCGTCACCGAAGGTTCGTCACCCAAGTCCAGCCCGCTACCTCCTTTCCGCACCTCCGTGCCGATTACGACCGGACCGCCGCCGCCCTCTCGTTGCTCGAACTGTTCGCCGTCAGCACGCCGTTCGAAAGTCCGGTGGACGGGCTGTTCGAGATCCTTGTGACGACGCTCGAAGCGATGGAGGCGGCCGACGATCCGCTTCCGGCACTCGTCTGGGCAGAGGCGAAACTCCTTGACGCCGAGGGCGTCCATCCGGACTGGGCCGTGTGCGTCGATACGGGCAGCCCGCTCGTCGACAATCCCAGTTGGGTGTCGCCTACCGCAGGAGGCCCTGTGACCCAAAAAGGGGCCGAGTTCCATCCGGACGCCTTTCCTGCGAGCGCGGAAGTGCTCATCTCCCTGCGTCGCACGTCAGAACTGGAAGCCCCTCCCGACCGTCTCCGCTATGCAAGAGAGTGCCTGATCGTCTTGTTCCGGTTCTGGAGGCACACGCTCGGAGAGCGCTTACCCGCGTCGGAAGCGCTCGTGCATTCCCTGACGGACGGCACGGGTTAG
- a CDS encoding aldehyde dehydrogenase family protein codes for MRLSVNKTYKMLIGGAFVRSESERTLPTDGANTPRATRKDVRDAVKAARAAWPGWSARTAYNRGQILYRLAEMLEARSGEFEGLGNEDPGQAVDLLVHYAGWTDKYAQLLGSVNPVAAPYFDFSVPEPVGVVGAAAESGLTGVVRALAPAITGGNACIVLAADESAVVACEFGEIVATSDVPAGVVNILTGRQSETFPHLCKHMDVDAVCAPEAMVLPGSQNLGDATENLKRVHSWDTLHRTGGQGLHWVGAFQETKSVWHPVGT; via the coding sequence ATGCGCCTCAGCGTGAACAAGACCTACAAGATGCTCATCGGAGGGGCTTTCGTGCGTTCTGAGTCCGAACGGACACTACCGACGGACGGTGCCAACACTCCACGGGCGACGCGCAAGGACGTCCGGGACGCCGTGAAAGCGGCCCGTGCCGCCTGGCCCGGCTGGTCGGCAAGGACCGCCTACAACCGCGGGCAGATCCTTTATCGTCTTGCCGAAATGCTCGAAGCGCGGTCTGGCGAATTCGAGGGACTCGGGAACGAAGACCCCGGACAAGCCGTCGACCTGCTCGTCCATTACGCCGGCTGGACGGACAAGTACGCCCAGCTGCTTGGGTCGGTCAATCCTGTCGCAGCGCCGTACTTCGACTTCAGCGTGCCGGAGCCCGTGGGCGTCGTCGGCGCGGCCGCCGAGTCGGGTCTGACGGGCGTCGTCCGCGCCTTGGCCCCGGCGATCACGGGCGGGAACGCGTGCATTGTCCTAGCCGCAGACGAGTCCGCAGTCGTCGCTTGCGAGTTCGGGGAGATCGTTGCGACCAGCGACGTCCCTGCCGGCGTCGTCAACATCCTGACGGGGCGACAGTCGGAGACCTTTCCCCATCTCTGCAAGCACATGGACGTCGACGCGGTGTGCGCTCCCGAGGCCATGGTCTTGCCAGGTAGTCAGAACCTCGGCGACGCGACGGAGAACCTGAAGCGCGTTCATAGCTGGGACACGTTGCACCGGACAGGCGGCCAAGGGCTGCACTGGGTCGGAGCCTTCCAGGAGACGAAGTCCGTCTGGCACCCCGTCGGCACCTAA